In Papaver somniferum cultivar HN1 chromosome 1, ASM357369v1, whole genome shotgun sequence, a genomic segment contains:
- the LOC113339593 gene encoding uncharacterized protein LOC113339593: MAKSSPSVFGSFCFVVLVVLQTTYVSGEGPASSPRDYGECDPRRQVDIGNFTSCEMCFAGCRSSYTASLCLNSNTTGPHPCRCCAPKKPIGQPSVGGTTATSTSLPFLYLSLFSCFVLIGLFI; encoded by the exons ATGGCAAAAAGTTCTCCTTCAGTTTTCGGTAGCTTCTGCTTTGTTGTGTTGGTGGTTCTACAAACCAC TTATGTCAGTGGTGAAGGACCTGCAAGTTCTCCAAGAGATTATGGAGAGTGTGATCCTAGACGACAAGTAGATATAGGAAACTTCACGTCATGTGAGATGTGCTTTGCTGGTTGCAGGAGTTCATACACTGCTTCATTGTGCTTGAATTCTAACACCACAGGACCACATCCTTGTAGATGTTGCGCACCAAAGAAACCGATAGGCCAGCCGAGTGTCGGAGGAACAACAGCAACATCAACTTCTCTTCCTTTTCTCTACTTATCCTTGTTTTCATGTTTCGTGTTGATCGGGTTGTTTATCTAG
- the LOC113339587 gene encoding uncharacterized protein LOC113339587, protein MAKSCYLVINFFFVVSVVLQSAYVSAADPPSGYGLCNADQRVETGNFSSCERCHAVCKSSSECISESTNTRAYICNCCVKIKGHPSGTGATTTTTSFALLSCFLIFSFMLNNLFI, encoded by the exons ATGGCAAAGAGTTGTTATCTAGTTATCAACTTCTTCTTTGTTGTGTCGGTGGTTCTCCAATCTGC TTATGTCAGTGCTGCAGATCCACCATCAGGTTATGGACTGTGTAATGCTGACCAGCGGGTAGAAACTGGAAACTTTTCGTCTTGTGAAAGATGTCATGCTGTTTGCAAATCTTCTTCAGAATGCATATCTGAATCTACAAACACAAGAGCATACATTTGCAATTGCTGCGTTAAAATAAAAGGCCACCCGAGTGGCAcaggagcaacaacaacaacaacttccttTGCTTTGCTTTCTTGTTTCCTGATTTTTAGTTTCATGTTGAACAATTTGTTCATCTAG
- the LOC113274975 gene encoding uncharacterized protein LOC113274975 encodes MRGSSVSVLFSGAYSSMSLSHELIEEDENPIIGFSGEVTKEIGKVKMPITVAYKSVLGNFLLMDCRAPYNAIVGRDWMHAIGAVTSSYHQFLKFITPEGVLKVRSDQMEAHKCHEHAMEEYQKSEPVRQKFKNIAQSKKDGVAAEVEKLLEAGFIRPVQYPHWLSNVVPVPKKNGKIRVCIDFTDLNKACLSDPYPLPRIRDLVDATSGYWRLSFMDGFSGYNQIPLFEEYQDHTAFVTDKGVYCYTVMPFGLKNAGATYQHLVDDMFKDLIGKTMEVYINDMVVKSDQKESQFLDIQKTFNILRRYRMKLNPAKCSFGLSSENFLGYLMTHIGIEANPEQIRSIRDTPSPRTKKQVQKLVERLAALSRFISRSKSLTGAKTRYKEIVKISLALLHASRRLKPYFQGRQIVVYSEYPLKRILERADDSIRLAIRSNFMGAYEIKYETRTAEKGQALDALLADFHVDDIETVTEEEELFYKPEESTTNQAGGESRMEVDTPKPLRTVFIDGSSNVGGSGVGCVILTPEGSMIEKATRLGFLASNNEAEYEAAIIGLKAVKQLEEKNVKLIADSMLVVNQFLGTYRAKEETMALYLDRMRELVNEFDQLSIGQRPRLENRHTDALTYLSSAVDTDATLFIVVDFHELPSISNSHFVLDLEHASGGEKVTTSVQEDINNIDNNMDVDNPVIDNSDNPVENSSDWFEPYIRYLTTSELPEDENLASKVKNNVWRYSMIEGHLLNL; translated from the exons ATGAGAG GAAGCTCTGTGAGCGTGCTATTTTCAGGAGCCTATTCCTCTATGAGTCTCTCGCATGAGTTGATCGAGGAGGATGAAAATCCAATTATCGGCTTCAGTGGCGAAGTTACAAAGGAGATTGGGAAAGTAAAGATGCCAATAACTGTAGCTTACAAGTCCGTTCTAGGCAACTTCTTGTTGATGGATTGTCGAGCTCCATATAATGCGATCGTAGGACGAGACTGGATGCATGCGATCGGTGCAGTCACATCCTCGTATCATCAATTCCTGAAGTTTATTACACCTGAAGGGGTCCTGAAAGTGAGGAGCGACCAGATGGAAGCTCACAAATGTCACGAGCACGCCATGGAAGAATACCAGAAATCAGAA CCAGTTCGTCAGAAATTCAAGAATATAGCGCAAAGCAAAAAAGATGGAGTTGCTGCAGAAGTCGAGAAACTGTTAGAAGCGGGCTTCATTCGGCCGGTACAATATCCTCACTGGCTGTCCAATGTCGTGCCAGTTCCAAAGAAGAATGGTAAAATTCGTGTCTGTATCGATTTTActgatttaaataaagcatgTCTGAGTGATCCGTACCCACTTCCGCGGATAAGAGATTTGGTGGATGCAACCTCAGGGTATTggagactgtcattcatggacggtttttcagggtataaccaaatacctttATTCGAGGAATATCAAGATCATACTGCCTTTGTAACTGACAAAGGAGTCTACTGCTATACTGTGATGCCGTTCGGGCTAAAGAACGCAGGAGCAACCTACCAACATTTGGTAGACGATATGTTCAAAGATCTGATTGGGAAGACGATGGAGGTATACATCAACGATATGGTAGTGAAATCTGATCAAAAGGAGTCTCAGTTTCTCGATATACAGAAGACGTTCAATATCTTGAGGCGATATCGCATGAAGCTCAACCCAGCAAAATGTTCATTCGGGTTATCCTCAGAAAACTTCCTTGGATACTTGATGACCCACATAGGAATCGAGGCGAATCCGGAGCAAATCAGATCCATTAGAGATACGCCATCCCCAAGAACGAAGAAGCAGGTCCAGAAGCTAGTAGAGCGATTAGCAGCTTTAAGTCGATTCATTTCACGCTC TAAATCACTGACAGGGGCCAAAACACGGTATAAAGAGATTGTGAAAATATCACTGGCACTGTTGCATGCATCACGTCGCCTCAAGCCGTATTTCCAAGGAAGGCAGATCGTAGTCTATTCTGAATATCCGCTGAAGAGAATCCTGGAGCGTGCTGATGATTCCATCCGACTAGCAATACGGTCAAATTTTATGGGGGCGTATGAAATCAAGTACGAAACCAGAACTGCAGAGAAGGGACAAGCATTGGATGCATTGTTAGCAGATTTCCATGTGGACGACATAGAAACAGTtaccgaagaagaagagttgTTCTACAAACCCGAAGAGTCAACCACTAATCAGGCCGGGGGCGAGTCCAGAATGGAGGTTGATACGCCTAAGCCACTGCGGACTGTTTTTATTGATGGATCATCAAACGTTGGTGGATCTGGAGTTGGATGTGTCATCCTTACTCCTGAAGGATCAATGATCGAGAAAGCGACTAGATTGGGTTTTCTTGCATCCAATAATGAAGCCGAGTATGAAGCAGCGATTATCGGGTTAAAAGCTGTCAAGCAGTTGGAGGAAAAAAACGTGAAGCTGATCGCTGATTCCATGCTAGTAGTTAATCAGTTTTTGGGCACTTACAGAGCGAAGGAAGAAACGATGGCCTTATATTTGGATCGTATGAGAGAGCTGGTAAACGAATTTGATCAGTTGTCTATTGGGCAGCGACCACGGTTGGAAAACAGGCACACAGACGCTTTAACATATTTGTCTTCCGCAGTTGATACTGACGCCACTCTTTTCATTGTAGTGGATTTCCATGAGTTACCTAGCATCTCCAACAGCCACTTTGTTCTGGATCTCGAACACGCTAGTGGAGGAGAGAAGGTAACTACATCAGTACAGGAAGATATCAACAACATTGACAACAATATGGATGTTGACAATCCAGTGATAGACAATTCAGACAATCCTGTTGAAAACTCTTCAGACTGGTTTGAACCTTATATTCGGTATTTGACAACCAGTGAACTCCCAGAAGATGAGAATCTCGCTTCAAAAGTGAAAAATAATGTATGGAGATATTCAATGATCGAGGGACATTTACTGAACCTGTAG